One window of Sebaldella sp. S0638 genomic DNA carries:
- a CDS encoding autotransporter domain-containing protein, producing the protein MKNKRLLLSFLALYSMTAAYAETNIKVNTKLDKIYKNLINDKGVSEKDYGFLEEVLNKRNKELKDLYEQSDYIVKPEYLEWQIFFSGFYDHVERGDNTKANAKYHSDPSYSKNGIQGKVMQGTQVSKEVDLGIRIPMKAVNRTPLDLAIQTPPVVEVNPAGTVTVELPSINVPVIEVPEFEKVDVSVAAMDVKSIFTYTVNVGGSPNADQQGILNYNGTGYMPGNDITSYHNAILSQQELVGGINNVGRGTLNVSLANNSSNITATVNNTMAYGNADENIDSTLSGPGWSDIDDRKYVMKLVGGSSGGHILEIDNMDITYTGNDIEFKERFLFYTDAHNKVSDNKWIITDSTNITLSGQYLIMYGAQYHSGDKNAIMENNGVIRADNTSLNSGNRIIFAAVDHRNNNTSDNDSRFLDFYNNGTIILEGKSDVLANFGVPSNTLNQTGTSPDGGTRFINSDNGDVSLKGLGSIGIVVKDESQYGKITNFGKSEITFKKSLELTGDETVGVYVENSTVGAFNPIYSSMNMNIGTTGNESSSTGNSASGKAAYTENAAGFYTDAATLTLNLGDGSSASAPGTHNILFGDYARSSSLVRADGGTLTITGKTLVNKGEGNIGLAATGGNITLNSGANLTVSAGNGNAGAYAQSGGTFTNNGTITVSGNGTNGVIAAKDSSNIAGNIINNSTITKENNGAAVVLAGGNFTSTGRVETKNSSAGIYASSDVSSNTVSLTGDGVVAGNKGIAFYAGYDSTNGTTGRIQFGGTPVGTIQNGGLMFYNNYSSSNGAAGSNFGQFIINSGTSVKVESGGTVFKFDSATYNTADFSNYLNNTFNGSLGNLTINMPTSGNGYGNLFVLGSSTVDLTSMISTANNVLGTSGLTINGNYRFALLTDGVFNINNDSTNGTASNPYDLNNTNNPINLMNAVNSKINITSGTYITGTANEQNVVKQVNKAGQVQSDIAIVNDGNINMSGTDSVSLYSVYGDITNNGTITVSNNAIGVLGLNNTKILNSGSGTVNVGNNSIGLAGITYDKNKMPISDSAALGYGSDKVDITNNGYINDISGQSKGVGIYAENNNSTINRNDVQALNTGTLNFINSTNSAGAYVTGGTFTNTNGQINVGSSNAGIYANNSDVNFNSGTVELSGNNAVGFYLENNSNFTGTSGTINITGQNAIIFNIKGTGSNFSNNLTINSSAGSSYVVANIDSGLYQSNVGNYTIGDNGVMFSGIKSAVLLDSGTTITGTGTNSVALYGNGLYSAALASPYSVESENQGTITMGDSSAGIYVVNGARALNKNNISVGNSSVGMYGLNSGTVTNEGIIEIGTSSQGIYAQNTGIVTNKNIIRSTSNNAVGIYAEGNMDILNELGAEINLSGDNSIGIFSKYSATSTAVLTNAGTINIGNSTNAVNPGLGIYSENTDEKISNTGKILVGTSSIGIYKSGSATGLGSVEQNGEITVGDGGIGIYSDGDTVNILGNSKITLLGGNETAGVYGINGAKIVNGSSDLSIGSGNYGFILNSGASFENNVGITLGNNEVLVYSDGGSTITNNGNINMTGSENVVVYAVNGETVNNIGTIDASNQIGNIAVYNKGGVINNSGTLYLGNSDIQSKTNTFLNTYAVGLYSENSSISNSGTIHAGTGAVAIYSKTDANNSAVSTNKGDIYLTDGAVGLYAEGKNTQIINDKTATITVSGDGSIGMAAVGGALITNKGTIDITGTNSYGMYGNAGSEVENYGTINVGGENNTAILLANSSRLINNAEGTINILGGAINGLGLTQTVNEQYVVPSIVNSGVINVNENFKVNGVEITIKVDPSTITSATLSEDAGAKYVSNAVKFNAPSFEVDENNPVVVTADFTQGTNATTYKLKDVFNPTTSGGGPNTGTVPVVSKSLTWEAIPQINSNGNVDIWMKKIPYDKFTGGLWYEDFGKNLDKKYGVDGISSNAINIFNKIDYISNETDFRHVMASLAGNVYSNLNQREDDIARIFENSLDLLQNSENNTKENVKINVIVGSGKRTEDTDGVVGYDYKATGIQALREVERTYRHTFGYSLGYMHTGFEFNDGNNSEEWVDTIQLGVHNKYKANDWIVKNDLTGRASIHNVDRNIDWPVNGRSEMDGTFETYSLTFDNSLGKEFKIGRNSSVTPYGGLRAMYAVRPTFTESGLEALEVDGNDAWSVKPRAGVEVKGEMPLGARGWKAKATLDLAYEYELANLNEREKARLIAVEDGYHNLSKPEEEKGAFRSKASVGVEVEEKYGIFVTGEYVTGEHSQEDYRVGVSLKAVF; encoded by the coding sequence ATGAAAAATAAGAGGCTATTGTTATCATTTCTAGCCTTATATTCGATGACGGCAGCTTATGCAGAGACGAATATTAAGGTTAATACTAAACTGGATAAGATATACAAGAATCTGATTAATGACAAGGGGGTAAGCGAGAAAGACTACGGTTTTCTGGAAGAGGTTCTGAATAAGAGAAATAAAGAATTAAAGGATCTGTATGAACAGTCTGACTATATAGTAAAACCGGAATATTTGGAATGGCAGATATTTTTCAGCGGCTTTTATGACCATGTAGAACGTGGAGATAATACAAAAGCCAATGCAAAATATCATTCAGATCCAAGCTACAGCAAGAACGGTATACAAGGGAAAGTAATGCAGGGAACTCAGGTTTCAAAAGAGGTGGATTTAGGGATCAGGATTCCTATGAAAGCAGTGAACAGGACGCCGCTTGATCTGGCTATCCAGACACCGCCGGTGGTGGAAGTGAATCCAGCCGGTACAGTTACTGTGGAATTGCCTAGCATTAATGTGCCTGTTATTGAAGTGCCGGAATTTGAAAAGGTTGATGTTTCTGTAGCAGCGATGGATGTAAAATCTATTTTTACGTATACGGTGAACGTTGGTGGTTCCCCGAATGCTGATCAACAGGGAATATTAAACTATAATGGGACAGGTTATATGCCAGGAAACGACATTACGAGTTATCATAATGCAATTTTATCGCAGCAGGAATTAGTTGGGGGTATCAATAATGTAGGAAGAGGTACACTAAATGTAAGTTTAGCAAATAATTCCAGTAACATTACTGCTACTGTAAATAATACTATGGCATATGGAAATGCAGATGAAAATATAGATTCTACACTTTCTGGTCCAGGATGGTCAGATATAGATGATAGAAAATATGTCATGAAACTTGTAGGTGGAAGCTCTGGAGGGCATATTCTGGAAATAGATAATATGGATATTACTTATACTGGTAATGATATAGAATTTAAAGAGAGATTTCTATTTTATACTGATGCTCATAATAAAGTCAGTGATAACAAATGGATAATTACAGATAGTACTAATATAACATTATCGGGACAATACTTAATTATGTATGGCGCACAATATCATAGTGGTGATAAAAATGCAATAATGGAAAATAATGGAGTGATAAGAGCAGACAATACTTCATTAAATTCTGGAAATAGAATAATATTTGCCGCAGTGGATCATAGGAATAACAACACAAGTGATAATGATAGCAGATTTTTAGATTTTTACAATAATGGAACGATAATTTTAGAAGGAAAAAGCGATGTTTTAGCTAATTTTGGTGTTCCTAGTAATACTCTAAATCAAACTGGCACAAGCCCTGATGGCGGAACTAGATTTATAAACTCCGATAATGGAGATGTTAGTTTAAAGGGATTAGGATCAATTGGGATAGTTGTAAAAGATGAAAGTCAATATGGAAAAATTACAAATTTTGGAAAAAGTGAAATAACCTTTAAAAAATCACTTGAATTAACTGGCGATGAAACAGTAGGAGTTTATGTAGAAAATTCTACAGTAGGAGCTTTTAACCCCATATATTCATCAATGAATATGAATATAGGAACTACAGGAAATGAAAGCAGCAGCACAGGAAATTCAGCAAGCGGAAAAGCAGCGTATACAGAAAACGCAGCAGGTTTTTACACAGATGCAGCAACATTAACATTGAATCTTGGAGACGGCTCGTCAGCATCGGCGCCAGGAACTCATAACATACTGTTTGGTGATTACGCAAGGTCGAGTTCTTTGGTTAGAGCAGACGGAGGAACTCTTACTATAACAGGAAAAACACTTGTAAATAAAGGTGAAGGAAACATAGGTCTTGCAGCAACCGGAGGTAATATTACTTTAAATTCCGGTGCAAATCTGACAGTTTCGGCTGGAAACGGGAACGCAGGAGCGTATGCACAAAGTGGCGGAACCTTCACTAATAATGGTACGATAACTGTAAGTGGTAATGGAACAAATGGTGTTATTGCTGCGAAAGATAGCTCGAATATAGCAGGAAATATAATAAATAATAGTACAATTACAAAAGAAAATAATGGAGCTGCAGTTGTCTTGGCAGGCGGGAATTTTACAAGTACAGGAAGAGTAGAGACAAAAAACAGCTCGGCAGGAATATATGCTTCCAGTGATGTTTCAAGTAATACAGTCAGCTTAACAGGTGATGGTGTAGTAGCAGGGAATAAAGGGATAGCGTTTTATGCAGGTTATGACAGTACTAACGGTACAACAGGAAGAATACAATTTGGCGGAACACCTGTAGGTACTATCCAAAATGGCGGATTAATGTTTTACAACAATTATTCGTCATCGAATGGAGCAGCCGGATCAAACTTCGGTCAGTTTATTATAAATTCCGGGACATCAGTAAAAGTAGAATCAGGCGGAACAGTATTTAAATTTGATTCTGCTACGTACAATACCGCGGATTTCTCAAATTATTTGAATAATACTTTTAACGGTTCACTAGGAAACCTGACTATAAATATGCCGACATCAGGAAATGGTTACGGTAATCTTTTTGTACTGGGAAGTTCTACAGTTGACCTTACATCTATGATATCTACTGCAAATAATGTACTGGGTACCAGTGGTCTTACAATAAACGGCAATTACAGATTTGCATTATTAACAGACGGAGTCTTCAATATAAATAACGATTCTACAAACGGAACAGCTTCAAATCCGTATGATTTGAATAATACTAATAATCCGATTAACTTAATGAATGCTGTGAACTCTAAGATAAACATCACTTCCGGTACTTATATCACAGGAACTGCAAATGAGCAAAATGTAGTGAAACAAGTTAATAAAGCAGGGCAGGTACAAAGCGATATAGCAATAGTAAATGACGGTAACATAAATATGAGCGGGACTGACTCAGTTTCTCTTTATTCTGTATATGGAGACATAACAAATAACGGGACAATAACAGTTTCAAATAATGCTATAGGAGTGTTGGGGTTAAATAATACAAAAATATTAAACTCAGGAAGCGGGACAGTAAATGTTGGAAATAACAGTATCGGATTAGCTGGAATAACATATGACAAGAACAAGATGCCTATTTCTGATTCAGCAGCTTTAGGCTATGGTTCAGATAAAGTAGACATAACAAATAACGGCTATATAAATGATATTTCCGGACAGAGTAAAGGTGTGGGAATATATGCCGAAAACAATAATTCTACAATAAATAGAAATGATGTACAGGCTCTAAACACAGGAACACTTAATTTCATCAATTCTACAAACAGTGCAGGAGCATATGTAACAGGCGGAACATTCACAAATACTAACGGACAGATAAATGTAGGAAGCAGTAATGCCGGAATTTATGCAAATAACAGTGATGTAAACTTTAATTCAGGAACAGTGGAATTATCAGGCAATAATGCCGTAGGATTCTATTTGGAAAATAATAGTAATTTTACTGGAACATCGGGGACAATTAACATTACCGGGCAAAATGCCATAATATTTAATATAAAAGGAACAGGATCAAACTTTAGCAATAATCTGACAATCAATTCATCAGCAGGATCTTCATATGTTGTAGCAAACATAGATTCAGGATTATATCAGTCTAATGTGGGGAACTATACAATCGGAGATAACGGAGTTATGTTCTCAGGAATAAAATCCGCTGTATTGCTGGATTCAGGGACTACAATTACGGGTACAGGTACTAATAGTGTAGCTCTGTATGGAAATGGTCTTTACTCAGCAGCACTGGCATCACCATATTCTGTAGAGTCTGAGAATCAGGGTACAATCACAATGGGAGATTCTTCTGCAGGAATATATGTAGTTAATGGAGCTAGAGCTTTAAATAAAAATAATATAAGTGTAGGGAACTCATCAGTAGGAATGTACGGATTGAATTCAGGAACTGTAACAAATGAAGGAATTATAGAAATAGGAACTTCAAGTCAGGGTATTTATGCACAAAATACAGGGATTGTAACAAATAAAAATATAATAAGAAGTACAAGCAATAATGCTGTAGGAATTTATGCAGAAGGAAACATGGATATTTTAAATGAATTAGGGGCTGAAATAAATCTTTCAGGTGATAATTCTATAGGAATTTTCTCAAAATATTCAGCTACAAGTACTGCTGTACTGACAAATGCCGGAACTATAAACATTGGTAATTCTACAAATGCTGTGAATCCGGGATTAGGAATATACAGTGAAAATACAGATGAAAAAATAAGTAATACAGGAAAGATATTAGTAGGAACTTCATCAATAGGTATTTATAAGTCCGGTTCTGCAACTGGTCTTGGCTCTGTGGAACAAAATGGAGAAATAACAGTAGGTGATGGAGGAATAGGAATTTACAGTGACGGAGATACTGTTAATATACTAGGGAATTCAAAAATAACTTTACTTGGAGGAAATGAAACAGCAGGAGTATACGGGATAAACGGTGCTAAAATAGTAAATGGATCATCTGATTTGAGTATAGGTTCAGGGAATTACGGATTTATTTTGAACAGCGGGGCTTCATTTGAAAATAATGTAGGAATTACACTGGGAAATAATGAAGTATTGGTATATTCAGACGGCGGAAGTACAATTACGAATAACGGAAATATTAATATGACTGGTTCTGAAAATGTAGTGGTATATGCTGTTAATGGTGAAACTGTTAATAACATTGGTACAATAGATGCTTCAAATCAAATAGGAAATATAGCTGTATATAACAAAGGCGGAGTAATAAATAACAGCGGTACTTTATATTTAGGAAATTCAGATATTCAAAGTAAAACAAACACTTTCCTAAATACTTATGCAGTGGGACTGTACAGTGAAAATTCTTCAATTTCAAATTCTGGTACTATACATGCAGGTACAGGAGCAGTAGCAATTTATTCCAAAACTGATGCGAATAATAGTGCAGTATCTACAAATAAAGGTGATATTTATTTGACTGATGGAGCAGTAGGATTATATGCAGAAGGTAAAAATACACAGATAATCAATGATAAAACAGCTACTATTACTGTGTCAGGAGACGGAAGTATAGGAATGGCTGCTGTAGGCGGAGCATTGATCACAAATAAAGGTACTATTGACATAACAGGAACTAATTCTTACGGTATGTATGGAAATGCCGGTTCAGAAGTAGAAAACTACGGTACTATAAATGTAGGCGGAGAAAATAACACTGCAATACTTTTGGCAAACAGTTCAAGACTTATTAATAATGCCGAGGGGACAATAAATATTTTAGGCGGCGCGATAAACGGACTGGGACTGACTCAGACAGTAAATGAGCAATATGTAGTTCCAAGCATAGTAAACTCAGGAGTTATTAATGTAAATGAAAACTTTAAGGTAAACGGAGTAGAAATAACTATAAAAGTAGATCCTTCTACGATAACAAGTGCAACACTTTCAGAAGATGCCGGAGCAAAATATGTATCAAATGCAGTAAAATTTAATGCACCGTCATTTGAAGTAGATGAGAATAATCCAGTTGTTGTAACAGCAGATTTTACACAAGGAACAAATGCTACAACATATAAATTAAAAGATGTATTTAATCCTACAACTTCCGGCGGAGGACCGAATACCGGAACTGTGCCTGTAGTAAGTAAGTCGCTTACATGGGAAGCAATACCGCAGATAAACAGCAATGGTAATGTAGATATATGGATGAAGAAGATTCCGTATGATAAATTTACCGGCGGTCTTTGGTATGAGGATTTTGGAAAAAATCTTGATAAGAAATATGGTGTAGACGGAATATCATCAAATGCTATAAATATTTTTAATAAAATAGATTACATAAGTAATGAAACTGACTTTAGACATGTAATGGCAAGTCTTGCAGGAAATGTTTATTCTAACCTGAATCAGCGTGAAGATGATATAGCAAGAATATTTGAAAATTCATTGGATTTACTGCAAAACTCTGAGAATAACACTAAAGAAAATGTGAAAATTAACGTTATAGTGGGAAGCGGAAAGAGAACAGAGGATACTGACGGAGTAGTAGGATATGATTATAAAGCAACAGGAATTCAGGCTTTAAGAGAAGTAGAAAGAACTTACAGACATACTTTCGGATACTCATTGGGATATATGCATACAGGATTTGAATTTAATGACGGAAATAACAGTGAAGAATGGGTAGATACAATTCAGCTGGGAGTTCACAATAAGTATAAAGCTAATGACTGGATCGTGAAAAACGATCTTACCGGAAGAGCGAGTATTCACAATGTAGACAGAAATATAGACTGGCCTGTAAACGGAAGATCAGAAATGGACGGTACATTTGAAACTTATTCACTTACTTTTGATAACTCTTTAGGAAAAGAATTCAAAATAGGGAGAAATTCATCTGTAACGCCATATGGAGGACTGCGGGCAATGTATGCTGTAAGACCGACATTCACTGAATCAGGACTGGAAGCTTTGGAAGTGGACGGAAATGACGCATGGAGCGTAAAGCCAAGAGCAGGTGTGGAAGTA